A single genomic interval of Lathyrus oleraceus cultivar Zhongwan6 chromosome 7, CAAS_Psat_ZW6_1.0, whole genome shotgun sequence harbors:
- the LOC127101225 gene encoding glutamine-dependent NAD(+) synthetase, which produces MRLLKVATCNLNQWAMEFDSNTNQIKHSISKAKQAGAVIRLGPELEISGYGCEDHFLELDTINHSWECLKDILVGDWTDGIVCSIGMPIIKGSERYNCQVLCFNRKIIMIRPKMWLANDGNYRELRWFTAWKQRDQLDDFQLPLHVSQALDQKSVPFGYGFVKFQDTAIAAEVCEELFTPSPPHAELALNGVEVFMNASGSHHQLRKLDVRLRAFIGATHTRGGVYMYSNHQGCDGGRLYYDGCASVVVNGDVVAQGSQFSLNDVEVVVAQIDLDVVASLRGSLSSFQEQASCKVKVPSVDIPYNLCLPFDLRIRLSVPLQIKYHSPEEEIAFGPGCWLWDYLRRSGASGFLLPLSGGADSSSVAAIVGCMCQLVVKEIAKGDEQVKADAIRIGNYKDGQYPTDSREFAKRIFYTVFMGSENSSDMTRSRAKVLADEIGSWHLDVSIDGVVSALLSLFQTLTGKRPRYKVDGGSNVENLSLQNIQARIRMVLAYMLALLLPWVHNKPGFYLVLGSSNVDEGLRGYLTKYDCSSADINPIGSISKQDLRAFLRWAAIHLGYTSLADIEAAPPTAELEPIRSNYSQLDEVDMGMTYEELSVYGRLRKIFRCGPVSMFQNLCYRWGARLTPSQVAEKVKHFFKYYSINRHKMTTLTPSYHAESYSPEDNRFDLRQFLYNTRWPYQFQKIDELVRELDVKDVQESGNHETVAALSNGVGGMGVAAAGSGNPNVGI; this is translated from the exons ATGAGGTTGTTGAAGGTAGCTACTTGTAATCTTAATCAATGGGCTATGGAATTCGATTCCAACACTAACCAAATCAAACATTCCATTTCCAAAGCCAAACAAGCCGGCGCTGTCATCCGTCTTGGACCCGAGCTCGAGATTTCCGGTTATGGCTGCGAAGACCACTTCTTAGAGCTTGACACCATTAATCACTC ATGGGAGTGTTTGAAGGATATATTGGTTGGTGATTGGACTGATGGCATTGTGTGCAGTATTGGAATGCCTATTATCAAAGGTTCTGAGAGATATAACTGTCAAGTTTTGTGTTTCAACCGTAAGATTATTATGATAAGACCCAAAATGTGGCTTGCAAATGATGGTAATTATAGAGAACTTCGATGGTTTACTGCTTGGAAACAAAGGGATCAACTTGATGATTTTCAGCTTCCTCTTCATGTTTCTCAGGCATTGGACCAAAAATCAGTTCCTTTTGGTTATGGCTTTGTTAAGTTTCAAGACAC AGCTATTGcagctgaagtttgtgaagagCTTTTTACTCCATCTCCCCCTCATGCCGAGCTTGCATTAAATGGGGTTGAAGTGTTTATGAATGCAAGTGGAAGTCACCACCAACTTAGGAAGCTTGATGTTCGTCTTCGTGCTTTTATAGGGGCCACTCATACTCGTGGAGGGGTCTATATGTATAGTAATCACCAAGGCTGTGATGGTGGTCGCCTTTACTATG ATGGATGTGCCAGTGTTGTGGTGAATGGTGATGTTGTTGCTCAGGGTTCCCAATTTTCTTTAAATGATGTTGAGGTTGTGGTTGCTCAGATAGATCTAGATGTG GTTGCGAGTCTTCGAGGATCTCTAAGCAGCTTCCAAGAGCAAGCAAGTTGTAAAGTCAAGGTTCCTTCGGTAGATATACCATACAATCTATGTCTTCCTTTTGACCTTAGAATACGCCTTTCTGTGCCACTTCAG ATAAAATATCATTCTCCTGAGGAGGAAATAGCATTTGGACCCGGTTGCTGGTTATGGGACTATCTACGAAGAAGTGGAGCATCTGGTTTTTTGCTCCCTCTTTCTGGTGGAGCAGACAGTTCCTCTGTTGCTGCAATTGTTGGGTGTATGTGCCAGCTGGTTGTAAAAG AAATTGCAAAGGGGGATGAACAAGTTAAAGCTGATGCAATACGAATCGGAAACTATAAAGATGGACAGTATCCTACAGACAGCAGAGAGTTTGCCAAACGAATATTCTATACGGTGTTTATGGGATCTGAAAATAG TTCGGACATGACAAGATCGCGAGCCAAGGTACTGGCGGATGAAATCGGTTCATGGCACCTTGATGTTAGCATTGATGGAGTTGTATCTGCTCTTTTATCATTGTTCCAAACACTTACAGGAAAGCGGCCCCGCTACAAG GTAGATGGTGGATCTAATGTTGAGAATTTAAGCTTGCAAAACATTCAAGCTCGAATCAGAATGGTGCTAGCTTACATGTTAGCGTTACTCTTGCCTTGGGTTCACAACAAACCTGGTTTTTATCTTGTCTTGGGGAGCTCCAATGTGGATGAAGGGTTACGTGGTTACTTGACGAAG TATGATTGCAGCTCAGCAGATATAAATCCTATTGGCAGTATAAGTAAGCAGGACCTTCGGGCATTCCTGCGATGGGCAGCCATTCATCTTGGTTACACATCTTTGGCAGATATTGAAGCAGCTCCACCCACAGCTGAACTCGAGCCTATACGTTCTAACTACAGTCAG CTTGATGAAGTTGATATGGGAATGACTTATGAAGAACTATCAGTTTATGGAAGACTAAGGAAGATTTTTCGCTGTGGTCCAGTATCAATGTTCCAG AATCTATGTTACAGATGGGGTGCAAGATTGACTCCATCACAAGTGGCTGAAAAAGTTAAACACTTCTTCAAGTATTATTCTATCAATCGACACAAAATGACCACATTGACACCTTCCTATCACGCTGAG AGTTATTCTCCAGAGGATAATAGGTTTGATCTTCGCCAGTTTCTTTATAATACAAGATGGCCATATCAATTTCAAAAAATTGACGAACTCGTTCGGGAGCTAGATGTCAAAGATGTTCAAGAATCAGGAAACCATGAGACAGTGGCAGCTCTATCAAATGGTGTTGGTGGGATGGGAGTTGCTGCAGCAGGTTCAGGCAATCCAAATGTTGGAATCTAA